In a genomic window of Nomascus leucogenys isolate Asia chromosome 4, Asia_NLE_v1, whole genome shotgun sequence:
- the DALRD3 gene encoding DALR anticodon-binding domain-containing protein 3 isoform X1, with product MATRRLGVGETLGALNAALGPGGPVWIKETRTRHLRSRDFLAPHRALQARFDDGQVPERFLQALACLQGPGVAPVLRCAPTPAGLSLQLQRPAVFERVLSAVAAYATPASPASLGQRVLLHCPALRSSPCALRLSQLRTVLVADHLARALRAHGVCVRLVPAVRDPHMLTFLQQLRVDWPAASERASSHTLRSHALEELTSANDGRTLSPGILGRLCLKELVEEQGHTAGYDPNLDNCLVTEDLLSVLAELQEALWHWPEDSHPGLAGAPDTGTDGCLVVHVVSCEEEFQQQKLDLLWQKLVDKAPLRQKHLICGPVKVAGAPGTLMTAPEYYEFRHAQVCKASALKHGGDLAQDPAWTEIFGVLSVATIKFEMLSTAPQNQLFLALADSSISTKGTKSGTFVMYNCARLATLFESYKCSMEQGLYPTFPPVSSLDFSLLHDEGEWLLLFNSILPFPDLLSRTAVLDCTAPGLHIAARTEMICKFLVQLSMDFSSYYNRVHILGVSAQQNGVGRAEGYRVKAKEAEDETSRPFFFQEPRPHLFGQMFVRLQLLRAVREVLHTGLAMLGLPPLSHI from the exons ATGGCGACCAGGCGCCTTGGGGTGGGGGAGACCCTAGGGGCCCTCAACGCGGCCCTGGGGCCAGGCGGTCCGGTGTGGATCAAGGAGACGCGCACCCGCCACCTGCGTTCCCGAGACTTTCTAGCACCGCACCGCGCGCTGCAGGCGCGCTTCGATGACGGCCAG GTTCCGGAGCGTTTTCTCCAAGCCCTCGCCTGCCTGCAGGGCCCTGGTGTGGCCCCGGTGCTGCGCTGCGCGCCGACCCCCGCGGGTCTGTCTCTCCAACTGCAGCGGCCCGCCGTCTTCGAGCGCGTCCTCAGCGCCGTGGCCGCCTATGCCACGCCCGCCTCGCCTGCCTCGCTGGGCCAGCGAGTCTTACTACACTGCCCAGCACTGCGCAGCTCCCCCTGCGCACTCCGCTTGAGCCAGCTGCGTACGGTGCTCGTGGCCGATCACCTGGCGCGAGCCCTGCGCGCTCACGG GGTGTGCGTGCGCCTAGTGCCAGCTGTGCGGGATCCGCACATGCTGACCTTCCTGCAGCAACTGCGGGTGGACTGGCCCGCTGCCTCGGAGAGAGCTTCCTCCCACACCCTGAGGAGCCACGCCCTTGAAGAACTTACCTCTGCTAATGACGGGAGGACACTGTCCCCTGGCATCCTAGGCAGACTGTGTCTGAAGGAGCTGGTGGAAGAACAGGGCCACACAGCTGGCTATGACCCCAACCTGGACAACTGTCTGG TGACTGAGGATCTCCTCTCTGTGCTGGCTGAACTGCAAGAGGCCCTATGGCATTGGCCCGAGGACAGCCACCCAGGCCTG GCTGGGGCCCCAGATACTGGTACAGATGGCTGCCTGGTTGTACATGTTGTTAGCTGTGAGGAGGAGTTCCAGCAACAGAAGTTGGACCTGCTTTGGCAGAAGTTGGTTGACAAGGCTCCACTCAGACAG AAGCACCTCATCTGTGGCCCTGTGAAAGTAGCTGGTGCACCTGGCACTCTGATGACTGCCCCTGAGTACTACGA GTTCCGGCATGCCCAGGTGTGCAAGGCCTCAGCACTGAAGCATGGTGGGGATCTGGCACAAG ACCCAGCCTGGACAGAGATCTTCGGTGTTCTCTCTGTGGCCACCATCAAGTTTGAGATGCTGAGCACAGCCCCTCAGAATCAG CTCTTCCTGGCTCTGGCTGACAGCAGTATCTCCACGAAGGGCACAAAGAGTGGCACCTTTGTCATGTATAATTGTGCCCGTCTTGCCACACTCTTTGAGAGTTACAAGTGTAGTATGGAACAAGGTCTGTACCCCACTTTTCCTCCTGTGAGCAGTCTGGACTTCTCACTGCTACATGATGAG GGTGAGTGGTTGTTGCTCTTCAACAGTATCCTCCCCTTTCCGGATCTGCTGAGCCGGACAGCAGTGCTGGACTGCACAGCCCCGGGGCTCCACATTGCTGCACGCACAGAGATG ATATGCAAGTTCCTGGTACAGCTCAGCATGGATTTCAGCTCCTACTACAACCGGGTACACATCCTGGGGGTGAGCGCACAGCAAAATGGGGTGGGACGTGCAGAGGGGTACAGGGTAAAGGCAAAGGAAGCAGAGGATGAGACCAGCAGGCCCTTTTTCTTTCAGGAGCCTCGACCACACCTCTTTGGTCAGATGTTTGTCCGCCTGCAGCTTCTGAGGGCTGTGCGTGAGGTGCTCCATACTGGCCTGGCTATGCTGGGTCTCCCTCCACTGAGCCACATCTAA
- the DALRD3 gene encoding DALR anticodon-binding domain-containing protein 3 isoform X3 yields the protein MATRRLGVGETLGALNAALGPGGPVWIKETRTRHLRSRDFLAPHRALQARFDDGQVPERFLQALACLQGPGVAPVLRCAPTPAGLSLQLQRPAVFERVLSAVAAYATPASPASLGQRVLLHCPALRSSPCALRLSQLRTVLVADHLARALRAHGVCVRLVPAVRDPHMLTFLQQLRVDWPAASERASSHTLRSHALEELTSANDGRTLSPGILGRLCLKELVEEQGHTAGYDPNLDNCLVTEDLLSVLAELQEALWHWPEDSHPGLAGAPDTGTDGCLVVHVVSCEEEFQQQKLDLLWQKLVDKAPLRQKHLICGPVKVAGAPGTLMTAPEYYEFRHAQVCKASALKHGGDLAQDPAWTEIFGVLSVATIKFEMLSTAPQNQLFLALADSSISTKGTKSGTFVMYNCARLATLFESYKCSMEQGLYPTFPPVSSLDFSLLHDEGEWLLLFNSILPFPDLLSRTAVLDCTAPGLHIAARTEMVRHRQPGHSTLYSLFWPGAQEQRDGPVTQFLSLDMQVPGTAQHGFQLLLQPGASTTPLWSDVCPPAASEGCA from the exons ATGGCGACCAGGCGCCTTGGGGTGGGGGAGACCCTAGGGGCCCTCAACGCGGCCCTGGGGCCAGGCGGTCCGGTGTGGATCAAGGAGACGCGCACCCGCCACCTGCGTTCCCGAGACTTTCTAGCACCGCACCGCGCGCTGCAGGCGCGCTTCGATGACGGCCAG GTTCCGGAGCGTTTTCTCCAAGCCCTCGCCTGCCTGCAGGGCCCTGGTGTGGCCCCGGTGCTGCGCTGCGCGCCGACCCCCGCGGGTCTGTCTCTCCAACTGCAGCGGCCCGCCGTCTTCGAGCGCGTCCTCAGCGCCGTGGCCGCCTATGCCACGCCCGCCTCGCCTGCCTCGCTGGGCCAGCGAGTCTTACTACACTGCCCAGCACTGCGCAGCTCCCCCTGCGCACTCCGCTTGAGCCAGCTGCGTACGGTGCTCGTGGCCGATCACCTGGCGCGAGCCCTGCGCGCTCACGG GGTGTGCGTGCGCCTAGTGCCAGCTGTGCGGGATCCGCACATGCTGACCTTCCTGCAGCAACTGCGGGTGGACTGGCCCGCTGCCTCGGAGAGAGCTTCCTCCCACACCCTGAGGAGCCACGCCCTTGAAGAACTTACCTCTGCTAATGACGGGAGGACACTGTCCCCTGGCATCCTAGGCAGACTGTGTCTGAAGGAGCTGGTGGAAGAACAGGGCCACACAGCTGGCTATGACCCCAACCTGGACAACTGTCTGG TGACTGAGGATCTCCTCTCTGTGCTGGCTGAACTGCAAGAGGCCCTATGGCATTGGCCCGAGGACAGCCACCCAGGCCTG GCTGGGGCCCCAGATACTGGTACAGATGGCTGCCTGGTTGTACATGTTGTTAGCTGTGAGGAGGAGTTCCAGCAACAGAAGTTGGACCTGCTTTGGCAGAAGTTGGTTGACAAGGCTCCACTCAGACAG AAGCACCTCATCTGTGGCCCTGTGAAAGTAGCTGGTGCACCTGGCACTCTGATGACTGCCCCTGAGTACTACGA GTTCCGGCATGCCCAGGTGTGCAAGGCCTCAGCACTGAAGCATGGTGGGGATCTGGCACAAG ACCCAGCCTGGACAGAGATCTTCGGTGTTCTCTCTGTGGCCACCATCAAGTTTGAGATGCTGAGCACAGCCCCTCAGAATCAG CTCTTCCTGGCTCTGGCTGACAGCAGTATCTCCACGAAGGGCACAAAGAGTGGCACCTTTGTCATGTATAATTGTGCCCGTCTTGCCACACTCTTTGAGAGTTACAAGTGTAGTATGGAACAAGGTCTGTACCCCACTTTTCCTCCTGTGAGCAGTCTGGACTTCTCACTGCTACATGATGAG GGTGAGTGGTTGTTGCTCTTCAACAGTATCCTCCCCTTTCCGGATCTGCTGAGCCGGACAGCAGTGCTGGACTGCACAGCCCCGGGGCTCCACATTGCTGCACGCACAGAGATGGTGAGGCACAGACAACCAGGACACTCTACACTCTATTCTTTATTCTGGCCTGGGGCACAAGAGCAAAGAGATGGGCCAGTGACTCAGTTTCTGTCTCTAGATATGCAAGTTCCTGGTACAGCTCAGCATGGATTTCAGCTCCTACTACAACCGG GAGCCTCGACCACACCTCTTTGGTCAGATGTTTGTCCGCCTGCAGCTTCTGAGGGCTGTGCGTGA
- the DALRD3 gene encoding DALR anticodon-binding domain-containing protein 3 isoform X5: MATRRLGVGETLGALNAALGPGGPVWIKETRTRHLRSRDFLAPHRALQARFDDGQVPERFLQALACLQGPGVAPVLRCAPTPAGLSLQLQRPAVFERVLSAVAAYATPASPASLGQRVLLHCPALRSSPCALRLSQLRTVLVADHLARALRAHGVCVRLVPAVRDPHMLTFLQQLRVDWPAASERASSHTLRSHALEELTSANDGRTLSPGILGRLCLKELVEEQGHTAGYDPNLDNCLVTEDLLSVLAELQEALWHWPEDSHPGLAGAPDTGTDGCLVVHVVSCEEEFQQQKLDLLWQKLVDKAPLRQKHLICGPVKVAGAPGTLMTAPEYYEFRHAQVCKASALKHGGDLAQDPAWTEIFGVLSVATIKFEMLSTAPQNQLFLALADSSISTKGTKSGTFVMYNCARLATLFESYKCSMEQGLYPTFPPVSSLDFSLLHDEGEWLLLFNSILPFPDLLSRTAVLDCTAPGLHIAARTEMICKFLVQLSMDFSSYYNRVHILGEPRPHLFGQMFVRLQLLRAVREVLHTGLAMLGLPPLSHI; encoded by the exons ATGGCGACCAGGCGCCTTGGGGTGGGGGAGACCCTAGGGGCCCTCAACGCGGCCCTGGGGCCAGGCGGTCCGGTGTGGATCAAGGAGACGCGCACCCGCCACCTGCGTTCCCGAGACTTTCTAGCACCGCACCGCGCGCTGCAGGCGCGCTTCGATGACGGCCAG GTTCCGGAGCGTTTTCTCCAAGCCCTCGCCTGCCTGCAGGGCCCTGGTGTGGCCCCGGTGCTGCGCTGCGCGCCGACCCCCGCGGGTCTGTCTCTCCAACTGCAGCGGCCCGCCGTCTTCGAGCGCGTCCTCAGCGCCGTGGCCGCCTATGCCACGCCCGCCTCGCCTGCCTCGCTGGGCCAGCGAGTCTTACTACACTGCCCAGCACTGCGCAGCTCCCCCTGCGCACTCCGCTTGAGCCAGCTGCGTACGGTGCTCGTGGCCGATCACCTGGCGCGAGCCCTGCGCGCTCACGG GGTGTGCGTGCGCCTAGTGCCAGCTGTGCGGGATCCGCACATGCTGACCTTCCTGCAGCAACTGCGGGTGGACTGGCCCGCTGCCTCGGAGAGAGCTTCCTCCCACACCCTGAGGAGCCACGCCCTTGAAGAACTTACCTCTGCTAATGACGGGAGGACACTGTCCCCTGGCATCCTAGGCAGACTGTGTCTGAAGGAGCTGGTGGAAGAACAGGGCCACACAGCTGGCTATGACCCCAACCTGGACAACTGTCTGG TGACTGAGGATCTCCTCTCTGTGCTGGCTGAACTGCAAGAGGCCCTATGGCATTGGCCCGAGGACAGCCACCCAGGCCTG GCTGGGGCCCCAGATACTGGTACAGATGGCTGCCTGGTTGTACATGTTGTTAGCTGTGAGGAGGAGTTCCAGCAACAGAAGTTGGACCTGCTTTGGCAGAAGTTGGTTGACAAGGCTCCACTCAGACAG AAGCACCTCATCTGTGGCCCTGTGAAAGTAGCTGGTGCACCTGGCACTCTGATGACTGCCCCTGAGTACTACGA GTTCCGGCATGCCCAGGTGTGCAAGGCCTCAGCACTGAAGCATGGTGGGGATCTGGCACAAG ACCCAGCCTGGACAGAGATCTTCGGTGTTCTCTCTGTGGCCACCATCAAGTTTGAGATGCTGAGCACAGCCCCTCAGAATCAG CTCTTCCTGGCTCTGGCTGACAGCAGTATCTCCACGAAGGGCACAAAGAGTGGCACCTTTGTCATGTATAATTGTGCCCGTCTTGCCACACTCTTTGAGAGTTACAAGTGTAGTATGGAACAAGGTCTGTACCCCACTTTTCCTCCTGTGAGCAGTCTGGACTTCTCACTGCTACATGATGAG GGTGAGTGGTTGTTGCTCTTCAACAGTATCCTCCCCTTTCCGGATCTGCTGAGCCGGACAGCAGTGCTGGACTGCACAGCCCCGGGGCTCCACATTGCTGCACGCACAGAGATG ATATGCAAGTTCCTGGTACAGCTCAGCATGGATTTCAGCTCCTACTACAACCGGGTACACATCCTGGGG GAGCCTCGACCACACCTCTTTGGTCAGATGTTTGTCCGCCTGCAGCTTCTGAGGGCTGTGCGTGAGGTGCTCCATACTGGCCTGGCTATGCTGGGTCTCCCTCCACTGAGCCACATCTAA
- the DALRD3 gene encoding DALR anticodon-binding domain-containing protein 3 isoform X7, with the protein MATRRLGVGETLGALNAALGPGGPVWIKETRTRHLRSRDFLAPHRALQARFDDGQVPERFLQALACLQGPGVAPVLRCAPTPAGLSLQLQRPAVFERVLSAVAAYATPASPASLGQRVLLHCPALRSSPCALRLSQLRTVLVADHLARALRAHGVCVRLVPAVRDPHMLTFLQQLRVDWPAASERASSHTLRSHALEELTSANDGRTLSPGILGRLCLKELVEEQGHTAGYDPNLDNCLVTEDLLSVLAELQEALWHWPEDSHPGLAGAPDTGTDGCLVVHVVSCEEEFQQQKLDLLWQKLVDKAPLRQKHLICGPVKVAGAPGTLMTAPEYYEFRHAQVCKASALKHGGDLAQDPAWTEIFGVLSVATIKFEMLSTAPQNQLFLALADSSISTKGTKSGTFVMYNCARLATLFESYKCSMEQGLYPTFPPVSSLDFSLLHDEGEWLLLFNSILPFPDLLSRTAVLDCTAPGLHIAARTEMICKFLVQLSMDFSSYYNREPRPHLFGQMFVRLQLLRAVREVLHTGLAMLGLPPLSHI; encoded by the exons ATGGCGACCAGGCGCCTTGGGGTGGGGGAGACCCTAGGGGCCCTCAACGCGGCCCTGGGGCCAGGCGGTCCGGTGTGGATCAAGGAGACGCGCACCCGCCACCTGCGTTCCCGAGACTTTCTAGCACCGCACCGCGCGCTGCAGGCGCGCTTCGATGACGGCCAG GTTCCGGAGCGTTTTCTCCAAGCCCTCGCCTGCCTGCAGGGCCCTGGTGTGGCCCCGGTGCTGCGCTGCGCGCCGACCCCCGCGGGTCTGTCTCTCCAACTGCAGCGGCCCGCCGTCTTCGAGCGCGTCCTCAGCGCCGTGGCCGCCTATGCCACGCCCGCCTCGCCTGCCTCGCTGGGCCAGCGAGTCTTACTACACTGCCCAGCACTGCGCAGCTCCCCCTGCGCACTCCGCTTGAGCCAGCTGCGTACGGTGCTCGTGGCCGATCACCTGGCGCGAGCCCTGCGCGCTCACGG GGTGTGCGTGCGCCTAGTGCCAGCTGTGCGGGATCCGCACATGCTGACCTTCCTGCAGCAACTGCGGGTGGACTGGCCCGCTGCCTCGGAGAGAGCTTCCTCCCACACCCTGAGGAGCCACGCCCTTGAAGAACTTACCTCTGCTAATGACGGGAGGACACTGTCCCCTGGCATCCTAGGCAGACTGTGTCTGAAGGAGCTGGTGGAAGAACAGGGCCACACAGCTGGCTATGACCCCAACCTGGACAACTGTCTGG TGACTGAGGATCTCCTCTCTGTGCTGGCTGAACTGCAAGAGGCCCTATGGCATTGGCCCGAGGACAGCCACCCAGGCCTG GCTGGGGCCCCAGATACTGGTACAGATGGCTGCCTGGTTGTACATGTTGTTAGCTGTGAGGAGGAGTTCCAGCAACAGAAGTTGGACCTGCTTTGGCAGAAGTTGGTTGACAAGGCTCCACTCAGACAG AAGCACCTCATCTGTGGCCCTGTGAAAGTAGCTGGTGCACCTGGCACTCTGATGACTGCCCCTGAGTACTACGA GTTCCGGCATGCCCAGGTGTGCAAGGCCTCAGCACTGAAGCATGGTGGGGATCTGGCACAAG ACCCAGCCTGGACAGAGATCTTCGGTGTTCTCTCTGTGGCCACCATCAAGTTTGAGATGCTGAGCACAGCCCCTCAGAATCAG CTCTTCCTGGCTCTGGCTGACAGCAGTATCTCCACGAAGGGCACAAAGAGTGGCACCTTTGTCATGTATAATTGTGCCCGTCTTGCCACACTCTTTGAGAGTTACAAGTGTAGTATGGAACAAGGTCTGTACCCCACTTTTCCTCCTGTGAGCAGTCTGGACTTCTCACTGCTACATGATGAG GGTGAGTGGTTGTTGCTCTTCAACAGTATCCTCCCCTTTCCGGATCTGCTGAGCCGGACAGCAGTGCTGGACTGCACAGCCCCGGGGCTCCACATTGCTGCACGCACAGAGATG ATATGCAAGTTCCTGGTACAGCTCAGCATGGATTTCAGCTCCTACTACAACCGG GAGCCTCGACCACACCTCTTTGGTCAGATGTTTGTCCGCCTGCAGCTTCTGAGGGCTGTGCGTGAGGTGCTCCATACTGGCCTGGCTATGCTGGGTCTCCCTCCACTGAGCCACATCTAA
- the DALRD3 gene encoding DALR anticodon-binding domain-containing protein 3 isoform X11: protein MLTFLQQLRVDWPAASERASSHTLRSHALEELTSANDGRTLSPGILGRLCLKELVEEQGHTAGYDPNLDNCLVTEDLLSVLAELQEALWHWPEDSHPGLAGAPDTGTDGCLVVHVVSCEEEFQQQKLDLLWQKLVDKAPLRQKHLICGPVKVAGAPGTLMTAPEYYEFRHAQVCKASALKHGGDLAQDPAWTEIFGVLSVATIKFEMLSTAPQNQLFLALADSSISTKGTKSGTFVMYNCARLATLFESYKCSMEQGLYPTFPPVSSLDFSLLHDEGEWLLLFNSILPFPDLLSRTAVLDCTAPGLHIAARTEMICKFLVQLSMDFSSYYNRVHILGEPRPHLFGQMFVRLQLLRAVREVLHTGLAMLGLPPLSHI from the exons ATGCTGACCTTCCTGCAGCAACTGCGGGTGGACTGGCCCGCTGCCTCGGAGAGAGCTTCCTCCCACACCCTGAGGAGCCACGCCCTTGAAGAACTTACCTCTGCTAATGACGGGAGGACACTGTCCCCTGGCATCCTAGGCAGACTGTGTCTGAAGGAGCTGGTGGAAGAACAGGGCCACACAGCTGGCTATGACCCCAACCTGGACAACTGTCTGG TGACTGAGGATCTCCTCTCTGTGCTGGCTGAACTGCAAGAGGCCCTATGGCATTGGCCCGAGGACAGCCACCCAGGCCTG GCTGGGGCCCCAGATACTGGTACAGATGGCTGCCTGGTTGTACATGTTGTTAGCTGTGAGGAGGAGTTCCAGCAACAGAAGTTGGACCTGCTTTGGCAGAAGTTGGTTGACAAGGCTCCACTCAGACAG AAGCACCTCATCTGTGGCCCTGTGAAAGTAGCTGGTGCACCTGGCACTCTGATGACTGCCCCTGAGTACTACGA GTTCCGGCATGCCCAGGTGTGCAAGGCCTCAGCACTGAAGCATGGTGGGGATCTGGCACAAG ACCCAGCCTGGACAGAGATCTTCGGTGTTCTCTCTGTGGCCACCATCAAGTTTGAGATGCTGAGCACAGCCCCTCAGAATCAG CTCTTCCTGGCTCTGGCTGACAGCAGTATCTCCACGAAGGGCACAAAGAGTGGCACCTTTGTCATGTATAATTGTGCCCGTCTTGCCACACTCTTTGAGAGTTACAAGTGTAGTATGGAACAAGGTCTGTACCCCACTTTTCCTCCTGTGAGCAGTCTGGACTTCTCACTGCTACATGATGAG GGTGAGTGGTTGTTGCTCTTCAACAGTATCCTCCCCTTTCCGGATCTGCTGAGCCGGACAGCAGTGCTGGACTGCACAGCCCCGGGGCTCCACATTGCTGCACGCACAGAGATG ATATGCAAGTTCCTGGTACAGCTCAGCATGGATTTCAGCTCCTACTACAACCGGGTACACATCCTGGGG GAGCCTCGACCACACCTCTTTGGTCAGATGTTTGTCCGCCTGCAGCTTCTGAGGGCTGTGCGTGAGGTGCTCCATACTGGCCTGGCTATGCTGGGTCTCCCTCCACTGAGCCACATCTAA